One genomic segment of Pseudomonas sp. RU47 includes these proteins:
- a CDS encoding glutamate-5-semialdehyde dehydrogenase, whose protein sequence is MTESVLDYMTRLGRAAREASRVIGRASTAQKNRALQAAANALDAARAELAAANEQDLAAGRANGLEPALLERLELTPARIDGMIVGLRQVAALPDPVGAIRDMSFRPSGIQVGKMRVPLGVIGIIYESRPNVTIDAASLCLKSGNATILRGGSEAIHSNRAIAACIQRGLAEAELPAAVVQVVETTDRAAVGAMITMPEYVDVIVPRGGRGLIERISRDARVPVIKHLDGICHVYVSANADLPKAQRIAFNAKTYRYGICGAMETLLVDQTVAKDFLPSMAAQFREKGVELRGCERTLAIIDAVAASEDDWSTEYLAPILSIRVVEGLDQAIEHINHYGSHHTDSIVSENLADTRRFVAEVDSASVMINTPTCFADGFEYGLGAEIGISTDKLHARGPVGLEGLTCEKYIVVGDGQLRGQATV, encoded by the coding sequence ATGACTGAGTCCGTTCTTGACTACATGACCCGATTGGGTCGCGCCGCCCGCGAAGCCTCCCGGGTCATCGGCCGTGCCAGCACCGCGCAGAAAAACCGCGCCTTGCAGGCTGCTGCCAATGCCCTCGACGCCGCGCGCGCCGAGCTTGCCGCAGCCAATGAACAGGATCTGGCCGCCGGTCGCGCCAACGGTCTGGAACCCGCTTTGCTGGAACGTCTGGAACTGACCCCGGCGCGCATCGACGGCATGATCGTCGGTTTGCGTCAGGTCGCCGCGCTGCCGGATCCGGTCGGTGCGATCCGCGACATGAGCTTCCGTCCGTCGGGGATTCAGGTCGGCAAGATGCGCGTGCCGCTGGGTGTGATCGGGATCATCTACGAATCCCGTCCGAACGTGACCATCGATGCCGCCAGCCTGTGCCTCAAGTCTGGCAACGCGACCATCCTGCGCGGTGGCTCCGAAGCGATTCATTCCAACCGGGCGATTGCCGCGTGCATTCAGCGTGGTCTGGCCGAAGCCGAACTGCCCGCTGCTGTGGTGCAAGTGGTCGAAACCACTGACCGTGCCGCCGTCGGCGCGATGATCACCATGCCCGAGTACGTCGACGTGATCGTGCCGCGTGGTGGCCGTGGCCTGATCGAACGCATCAGCCGTGATGCCCGGGTGCCGGTGATCAAGCATCTCGACGGCATCTGCCACGTTTACGTCAGTGCAAACGCCGATCTGCCGAAAGCCCAGCGCATCGCCTTCAATGCCAAGACTTATCGTTATGGCATCTGCGGTGCGATGGAGACGCTGCTGGTTGATCAGACGGTTGCCAAGGATTTCCTGCCGTCGATGGCCGCCCAGTTCCGCGAAAAAGGCGTCGAATTGCGCGGCTGCGAGCGCACCCTGGCGATTATTGACGCCGTTGCGGCCAGCGAAGACGACTGGAGCACCGAGTACCTGGCGCCGATCCTGTCGATCCGTGTGGTCGAGGGTCTGGATCAGGCGATTGAACACATCAACCATTACGGCTCCCATCACACCGACTCGATTGTCAGCGAAAATCTCGCCGATACCCGGCGCTTTGTGGCGGAAGTCGACTCGGCGTCGGTGATGATCAACACCCCGACCTGCTTCGCCGATGGATTTGAATACGGATTGGGTGCCGAGATCGGCATTTCTACTGATAAGCTGCACGCCCGCGGCCCGGTGGGTCTTGAAGGACTGACCTGCGAGAAGTACATCGTGGTCGGTGATGGCCAGTTGCGCGGCCAGGCGACGGTCTGA
- the rlmH gene encoding 23S rRNA (pseudouridine(1915)-N(3))-methyltransferase RlmH has product MRLRLIAVGSRMPKWVEEGWHEYAKRLPSELALELVEIPLNTRGKNADVARFIRQEGEAMLAKVGPNERIVTLEVHGKPWSTEQLAVELDRWRLDSRTVNFMVGGPEGLAPEVCARADQRWSLSPLTLPHPLVRILIGEQLYRAWTVLSGHPYHK; this is encoded by the coding sequence GTGCGACTGCGCCTGATCGCCGTCGGTTCACGCATGCCCAAGTGGGTGGAAGAAGGCTGGCATGAATATGCCAAGCGTCTTCCGTCCGAGCTGGCGCTGGAACTGGTGGAAATACCGCTCAATACCCGTGGCAAGAATGCCGACGTGGCCCGTTTCATCCGCCAGGAAGGCGAAGCCATGCTGGCCAAGGTCGGGCCGAACGAGCGGATCGTCACGCTGGAAGTCCACGGCAAGCCCTGGAGCACCGAGCAGCTTGCGGTCGAACTCGACCGTTGGCGGCTGGATTCGCGCACGGTCAATTTCATGGTCGGTGGCCCGGAAGGGCTGGCGCCGGAAGTCTGTGCCCGTGCCGATCAGCGCTGGTCGTTGTCGCCGCTGACGTTACCGCACCCGCTGGTGCGGATCCTGATCGGCGAACAGTTGTATCGTGCCTGGACCGTGCTGTCCGGTCACCCTTACCACAAGTAA
- the mltB gene encoding lytic murein transglycosylase B, translating into MQVMRGWATRCAPLVGLMGLLGSVQEALAGEYEGSPQVAEFVGEMTRDYGFAGEQLMAVFREAQRKQAILDAISRPAERVKQWKEYRPMFITDARIARGVDFWRQHEATLARAEQEYGVPAQVIVSIIGVETFFGRNTGNYRVIDALSTLGFDYPPRAEFFRKELREFLLLAREEQVDPLTLKGSYAGAMGLPQFMPSSFRAYAVDFDGDGHINIWNNPDDAIGSVASYFKRHGWVAGEPVVSRADVRGEQVDEGLTTGIEPTKTVGELRALGWSSHDALRDDMPVTAFRLEGDNGPEYWMGLKNFYAITRYNRSVMYAMAVHQLSEQLVQARGVK; encoded by the coding sequence ATGCAAGTAATGCGTGGCTGGGCGACTCGATGCGCGCCGCTGGTTGGCCTGATGGGCCTGCTGGGCAGCGTGCAGGAAGCGCTGGCCGGCGAATACGAAGGCTCGCCGCAGGTGGCCGAATTCGTCGGTGAAATGACTCGCGACTACGGTTTCGCCGGTGAGCAATTGATGGCGGTGTTCCGCGAGGCTCAGCGCAAACAGGCGATTCTCGACGCCATTTCCAGACCTGCCGAGCGCGTCAAGCAGTGGAAAGAATACCGCCCGATGTTCATCACCGACGCGCGTATCGCCCGTGGTGTGGATTTCTGGCGTCAGCACGAGGCCACGCTGGCCCGTGCCGAGCAGGAATACGGCGTACCGGCACAAGTCATCGTGTCGATCATCGGTGTTGAAACCTTTTTCGGACGTAATACCGGCAATTACCGGGTGATCGATGCCTTGTCGACGCTCGGTTTCGACTATCCTCCCCGTGCCGAATTTTTCCGTAAGGAACTGCGTGAGTTCCTGCTGCTGGCCCGTGAAGAACAAGTCGATCCATTGACCCTAAAAGGCTCGTACGCCGGGGCCATGGGTCTGCCGCAGTTCATGCCGAGCAGCTTTCGCGCCTATGCGGTGGATTTCGACGGTGACGGCCACATCAATATCTGGAACAACCCGGATGATGCGATTGGCAGCGTTGCCAGTTACTTCAAACGACATGGCTGGGTGGCCGGCGAGCCGGTGGTCAGCCGCGCCGATGTGCGGGGCGAGCAGGTTGATGAAGGCCTGACCACCGGCATCGAGCCGACGAAGACGGTCGGAGAGTTGCGGGCGCTGGGCTGGTCAAGTCATGATGCGCTGCGCGATGATATGCCGGTGACTGCATTTCGCCTCGAAGGCGACAATGGCCCCGAATACTGGATGGGCCTGAAGAATTTCTACGCGATCACGCGTTATAACCGCAGCGTGATGTACGCCATGGCCGTACATCAACTGTCTGAACAGCTGGTACAAGCACGGGGCGTCAAGTAA
- a CDS encoding bifunctional DedA family/phosphatase PAP2 family protein has protein sequence MGPWLDSVTGWLAANPQWLAAAVFIVAFVECLAIAGLIVPGTVLLFAVAVLAGSGALSLSETLLLGFLGGILGDAVSYLLGRHFHQNIRRLPGLRHHPEWMAGAESYFQRYGIASLLVGRFIGPLRPMLPMVAGMCDMPFPRFAAVSLLAAAGWSLAYLLPGWATGAAFRLPLPEGFWLQAGIVAGSIAAMVGLSVNSSLRRHRRATIWISSMSLLILTGLFVGYPYLTALDQGVMTLVQEHRQPMLDEIAVTLTLIGEFRNMLMFSALLVVLLLICRQWRHALFTAGTLLVTALANTATKYFFARVRPEVLTDPLTTYSMPSGHASGAFALFLSLAVLAGRGQPPRMRLTWLLIGCMPALAIALSRVYLGAHWPTDVLAGAMLASCVCAASLWLSQRSTSLNAMPFKVWWLILPAMLAMFGFFVLRHLPHTLLRYAY, from the coding sequence ATGGGCCCATGGCTCGATAGCGTGACCGGGTGGCTGGCGGCCAACCCACAATGGCTGGCTGCGGCGGTATTCATTGTTGCCTTTGTGGAATGCCTGGCGATTGCCGGTCTGATCGTGCCCGGCACCGTGCTGCTGTTTGCCGTCGCCGTTCTGGCCGGCAGCGGCGCACTGTCGCTGAGCGAAACCCTGCTGCTGGGTTTTCTCGGCGGGATTCTCGGCGACGCTGTTTCGTATCTGCTCGGCCGCCATTTCCACCAAAACATTCGGCGCCTGCCGGGGTTACGCCATCATCCGGAATGGATGGCCGGCGCCGAGTCGTATTTCCAGCGCTACGGCATTGCCAGCCTGTTGGTCGGCCGCTTCATCGGGCCGCTGCGGCCGATGCTGCCAATGGTCGCCGGCATGTGCGACATGCCCTTCCCGCGTTTCGCCGCTGTCAGCCTGCTGGCCGCCGCCGGCTGGAGTCTGGCCTATCTGCTGCCAGGCTGGGCCACCGGCGCGGCCTTCCGCCTGCCCTTGCCTGAAGGGTTCTGGCTGCAAGCCGGCATTGTCGCCGGGAGCATCGCCGCAATGGTTGGTCTCAGCGTGAACAGCAGCTTGCGCCGTCACCGTCGCGCGACGATCTGGATCAGCAGCATGAGCCTGTTGATTCTGACGGGCCTGTTCGTCGGCTATCCGTATCTGACAGCACTCGATCAGGGCGTGATGACACTGGTGCAGGAGCATCGCCAGCCAATGCTGGATGAAATTGCAGTCACGCTGACGCTGATCGGCGAGTTCCGCAACATGCTCATGTTCAGCGCTTTGCTCGTCGTCCTGCTGCTGATCTGCCGGCAATGGCGTCACGCGCTTTTTACCGCAGGCACGTTGCTGGTTACCGCACTGGCCAACACCGCAACCAAATACTTCTTCGCCCGCGTGCGCCCGGAAGTCCTGACCGACCCGCTGACCACCTACAGCATGCCCAGTGGCCATGCCTCGGGCGCGTTCGCGCTGTTTCTCAGCCTCGCTGTGCTGGCCGGTCGCGGGCAACCGCCGCGCATGCGTCTGACCTGGCTGCTGATCGGTTGCATGCCCGCACTGGCCATCGCCCTGTCGCGGGTTTATCTCGGTGCGCACTGGCCAACTGACGTGCTCGCCGGCGCCATGCTGGCCAGTTGCGTGTGTGCGGCGAGCCTGTGGCTGAGCCAGCGTTCGACATCGCTCAATGCCATGCCCTTCAAAGTCTGGTGGCTGATCCTGCCGGCGATGCTGGCAATGTTCGGTTTCTTCGTACTGCGGCATCTTCCGCATACGTTGTTGCGTTACGCTTATTGA
- a CDS encoding septal ring lytic transglycosylase RlpA family protein, protein MQALPNSKPLKLVAFAALAVLVASCSTSRSPTQKTTNTAVRAQPGLDINRAHKDGAPWWDVDVSRIPDATPTLHTGPYKANPYTVLGKTYFPLQESKTYVASGTASWYGTKFHGQNTANGEVYDLYGMSAAHKTLPLPSYVRVTNLDNNRTVILRVNDRGPFYSDRIIDLSYAAAKKLGYAETGTARVKVEGIDPQQWWAAKGRPAPLMLNEPQVAQNSAPVITASAGTVEQWTPPPQQHASDTVPVPMSAKKNASATASGQYLQVGAFANPDAAELLRSKLSGMVSAPVFISSIVRNQQTLHRVRLGPIGSPGEIAQVQNSVRLANLGSPSVVTE, encoded by the coding sequence ATGCAGGCATTGCCTAACAGTAAACCCCTGAAGCTGGTGGCATTCGCTGCGTTGGCAGTGCTGGTCGCCAGTTGTTCGACCAGCCGTTCGCCGACCCAGAAAACCACGAATACCGCCGTGCGGGCGCAGCCGGGCCTGGACATCAACCGTGCGCACAAAGATGGCGCGCCGTGGTGGGACGTCGACGTGTCGCGCATCCCCGATGCCACCCCGACCCTGCACACTGGCCCGTACAAGGCCAACCCGTACACCGTGCTGGGCAAGACTTACTTCCCGTTGCAGGAATCCAAGACTTACGTCGCGTCCGGTACGGCGTCCTGGTACGGCACCAAGTTTCACGGTCAGAACACCGCCAACGGCGAGGTCTATGACCTGTACGGCATGAGCGCTGCCCACAAGACTCTGCCATTGCCAAGTTACGTTCGGGTGACCAACCTGGACAACAACCGCACGGTGATCCTGCGGGTCAACGACCGTGGGCCGTTCTATTCCGACCGCATCATCGACTTGTCCTACGCGGCGGCGAAAAAACTCGGTTACGCCGAAACCGGCACTGCGCGGGTCAAGGTTGAAGGCATCGATCCTCAGCAATGGTGGGCCGCCAAGGGCCGTCCGGCGCCTTTGATGCTCAACGAGCCGCAAGTCGCGCAGAATAGCGCACCGGTGATCACGGCCTCGGCCGGCACCGTTGAGCAATGGACGCCACCGCCGCAGCAACATGCCTCTGACACCGTCCCGGTGCCAATGAGCGCAAAAAAAAACGCTTCTGCAACAGCGTCTGGCCAGTATCTGCAGGTGGGCGCGTTCGCCAACCCGGACGCTGCAGAACTGCTGAGGTCGAAGCTCAGCGGGATGGTGAGCGCTCCGGTGTTCATCAGTTCGATCGTGCGCAATCAGCAGACCCTGCATCGGGTACGTCTGGGGCCGATCGGTTCGCCGGGTGAAATTGCCCAGGTGCAGAACAGCGTGCGCCTGGCCAACCTTGGTTCGCCAAGTGTGGTCACCGAGTAA
- the rodA gene encoding rod shape-determining protein RodA has translation MRRRATLLQRLHIDGPLLILLLILAAGSLFVLYSASGKSWDLLAKQATSFGIGLVSMIIIAQFEPRFMARWVPLGYVIGVVLLLVVDIMGHNAMGATRWINIPGVIRFQPSEFMKILMPATIAWYLSKRTLPPQLKHVGISLMLIGVPFALIVRQPDLGTSLLILAGGAFVLFMGGLRWRWILSVLAAAIPVSVAMWFFIMHDYQKQRILTFLDPESDPLGTGWNIIQSKAAIGSGGVFGKGWLLGTQSHLDFLPESHTDFIIAVLGEEFGLVGICALLLIYLLLIGRGLVITAQAQTLFGKLLAGALTMTFFVYVFVNIGMVSGLLPVVGVPLPFISYGGTSLVTLLSAFGVLMSIHTHRKWIAQV, from the coding sequence ATGCGTCGCCGCGCGACGTTGCTGCAAAGACTGCATATCGATGGCCCGTTACTGATCCTGCTGCTGATTCTCGCCGCCGGCAGTTTGTTCGTGCTGTATTCGGCGAGCGGCAAGAGCTGGGATCTGTTGGCTAAACAGGCCACTTCGTTCGGTATCGGTCTGGTGTCGATGATCATCATCGCCCAGTTCGAGCCGCGTTTCATGGCGCGCTGGGTGCCGCTTGGTTATGTGATTGGCGTGGTGCTGCTGTTGGTGGTGGACATCATGGGCCACAACGCGATGGGCGCGACGCGCTGGATCAACATCCCCGGGGTGATCCGCTTCCAGCCCTCGGAGTTCATGAAGATCCTGATGCCGGCGACCATCGCCTGGTACCTGTCCAAGCGCACGTTACCGCCACAACTCAAGCATGTCGGCATCAGCCTGATGCTGATCGGCGTGCCGTTCGCGCTGATCGTGCGCCAGCCTGACCTCGGTACTTCGCTGCTGATTCTGGCGGGCGGCGCGTTTGTGCTGTTCATGGGCGGGCTGCGCTGGCGCTGGATTCTCAGCGTGCTGGCGGCGGCGATTCCAGTGTCGGTGGCGATGTGGTTCTTCATCATGCACGACTACCAGAAGCAGCGAATCCTGACCTTCCTCGACCCGGAAAGCGATCCGCTGGGCACCGGCTGGAACATCATTCAGTCGAAAGCCGCGATCGGTTCCGGCGGCGTGTTCGGCAAGGGCTGGCTGCTTGGCACCCAGTCGCACCTGGACTTCCTGCCGGAAAGCCACACCGACTTCATCATTGCCGTACTCGGTGAAGAGTTCGGCCTGGTGGGCATCTGCGCGCTGCTGCTGATCTATCTGTTGCTGATTGGCCGGGGGCTGGTGATCACCGCCCAGGCACAAACGCTGTTCGGCAAATTGCTCGCCGGTGCGTTGACCATGACGTTTTTTGTTTACGTTTTCGTCAACATCGGTATGGTCAGTGGCCTGTTGCCGGTTGTAGGGGTGCCGTTGCCGTTCATTAGCTACGGAGGAACTTCGCTGGTGACGCTGCTGTCAGCGTTTGGGGTTTTGATGTCGATCCATACCCATCGCAAGTGGATCGCACAGGTTTGA
- the mrdA gene encoding penicillin-binding protein 2, translated as MSQPIRIKDHEKDARLVRSRVVFGAIAIMLLIGVLIARLYYLQVIQYEYHSTLSENNRVHVQPIPPTRGLIFDRNGVVVADNRPSFSLSMTRERSGDWQQVLDVIVEVLELTPEDRVIFEKRMRQGRRPFEPVPILFELSEEQIARIAVNQFRLPGVEVVAQLVRHYPQGAHFAHSVGYMGRINEKELKTLDPVNYSGTHHIGKTGIERFYEPELHGQVGYEEVETNARGRVLRVLKRTDPIPGKDIVLSLDIKLQEAAEAALGGRRGAVVALDPKTGEVLAMVSQPSFDPNLFVTGISFKAYAELRDSIDRPLFNRVLRGLYPPGSTIKPAVAIAGLDSGVVTASSRVFDPGYYMLPNYDHKYRNWNRTGDGFVDLDTAIMRSNDTYFYDLAHKLGIDRLSAYMNKFGIGQKVSLDMFEESPGLMPSREWKRATRKQAWFPGETLILGIGQGYMQSTPLQLAQATALVANKGIWNRPHLAKSLEGVKPVDENPMPDIVLRDPSDWTKVNHGMQQVMHGARGTARKAAIGAQYRIAGKSGTAQVVAIKQGEKYDRSKVQERHRDHALFVGFAPADDPKIVVSVMVENGESGSGVAAPVVRQVMDAWLLDQDGRLKAEYASPISAEATARDE; from the coding sequence ATGTCTCAGCCGATCCGCATCAAGGACCACGAAAAGGACGCACGCCTGGTGCGTAGCCGCGTCGTGTTCGGGGCCATTGCGATCATGCTGTTGATCGGCGTGTTGATCGCGCGGCTGTATTACTTGCAGGTGATCCAGTACGAGTACCACTCGACGCTCTCGGAAAACAACCGCGTCCATGTGCAGCCGATTCCACCGACCCGTGGGTTGATTTTCGACCGCAACGGCGTGGTGGTGGCGGACAACCGCCCAAGCTTCAGCCTGAGCATGACCCGCGAGCGCTCCGGCGACTGGCAGCAAGTGCTCGACGTGATTGTCGAAGTGCTGGAGCTGACGCCCGAGGATCGGGTGATCTTCGAGAAGCGCATGCGTCAGGGGCGCCGGCCGTTTGAACCGGTGCCGATCCTGTTCGAGCTGAGCGAAGAGCAGATTGCCCGGATCGCCGTGAACCAGTTCCGCCTGCCCGGCGTGGAGGTGGTTGCGCAACTGGTTCGTCACTACCCGCAGGGCGCGCATTTTGCGCACTCGGTCGGCTACATGGGGCGGATCAACGAGAAAGAGCTGAAGACCCTCGATCCGGTCAACTACAGTGGCACCCATCACATCGGTAAAACCGGCATCGAGCGTTTCTACGAGCCGGAATTGCACGGTCAGGTCGGTTACGAAGAAGTCGAGACCAACGCCCGTGGTCGCGTTTTGCGTGTGCTCAAGCGCACCGATCCGATTCCCGGCAAGGACATCGTCCTCAGTCTGGACATCAAATTGCAGGAAGCGGCCGAGGCGGCATTGGGCGGACGTCGCGGCGCGGTCGTGGCGCTCGATCCGAAGACCGGCGAAGTTCTGGCAATGGTCAGCCAGCCGAGTTTTGACCCGAACCTGTTCGTCACCGGCATCAGCTTCAAAGCCTACGCCGAGTTGCGCGATTCGATCGACCGGCCATTGTTCAACCGCGTGCTGCGCGGTCTGTACCCGCCGGGCTCGACGATCAAGCCAGCGGTGGCGATTGCCGGTCTCGATTCCGGTGTGGTGACGGCTTCGAGCCGAGTGTTCGACCCCGGCTACTACATGCTGCCCAACTACGATCACAAATACCGTAACTGGAACCGCACGGGCGACGGCTTCGTCGATCTCGATACCGCGATCATGCGTTCCAACGACACCTACTTCTATGACCTGGCGCACAAGCTCGGCATTGATCGGTTGTCGGCTTATATGAACAAGTTCGGCATCGGCCAGAAGGTCTCGCTGGACATGTTCGAAGAATCCCCCGGCCTGATGCCGTCCCGCGAATGGAAACGGGCGACGCGTAAACAGGCGTGGTTCCCGGGCGAAACCCTGATTCTCGGGATCGGCCAGGGCTACATGCAATCAACCCCGCTGCAGTTGGCTCAGGCCACCGCGCTGGTGGCCAACAAAGGCATCTGGAATCGTCCGCACCTGGCTAAATCCCTCGAAGGGGTGAAGCCGGTAGACGAAAACCCGATGCCGGACATTGTCCTGCGCGATCCGTCGGACTGGACCAAGGTCAACCACGGCATGCAGCAGGTCATGCACGGTGCGCGCGGTACTGCGCGCAAAGCGGCGATCGGCGCGCAATACCGCATCGCCGGCAAATCGGGTACGGCGCAGGTCGTGGCGATCAAGCAGGGTGAGAAGTACGACCGCTCCAAGGTTCAGGAGCGTCACCGCGACCACGCCTTGTTCGTCGGTTTTGCCCCGGCTGATGACCCGAAAATCGTTGTATCGGTGATGGTCGAGAACGGTGAGTCCGGCTCCGGCGTTGCGGCGCCGGTGGTGCGTCAGGTCATGGACGCCTGGCTGCTCGATCAGGACGGACGTTTGAAGGCCGAATACGCCAGCCCAATCAGTGCGGAGGCTACGGCCCGTGATGAATAA
- the rsfS gene encoding ribosome silencing factor, whose translation MTDKDQTKVKRKGTFKSAPLPEPVNTNEPLKGDELVKLAVAALEDVKAQDIQIIDVRDKQSITDYMIIATGTSNRQINAMLDKVREEVKKQGAKPLGEEGKGDSDWVLLDLDLVIVHMMTASARQFYDLERLWAGAEQSRAADAKHHSPENTHEHFTKLNKDQL comes from the coding sequence ATGACTGACAAAGACCAAACCAAAGTAAAGCGCAAAGGCACATTCAAGAGCGCCCCGCTGCCTGAACCGGTCAACACCAACGAGCCGCTGAAGGGCGACGAGCTGGTCAAACTGGCCGTAGCCGCTCTGGAAGACGTCAAGGCGCAAGACATCCAGATCATCGATGTTCGCGACAAGCAGAGCATCACTGACTACATGATCATCGCCACCGGTACGTCCAACCGCCAGATCAACGCGATGCTCGACAAGGTTCGCGAAGAAGTCAAAAAGCAGGGCGCCAAGCCGCTGGGCGAAGAAGGCAAGGGCGACAGCGACTGGGTGCTGCTCGACCTGGACCTGGTGATCGTGCACATGATGACTGCCTCGGCACGTCAGTTCTACGACCTGGAGCGCCTGTGGGCCGGTGCCGAGCAGAGCCGTGCGGCCGACGCCAAACACCACAGCCCGGAAAACACCCACGAGCATTTCACCAAGCTCAACAAAGACCAGCTGTAA
- a CDS encoding DNA-3-methyladenine glycosylase, protein MSNLTVRNRAERLPLGLPDAFFDRDAQVLAQDLLGKVIRHRVGDLWLSARIIETEAYYCAEKGSHASLGYTEKRKALFLDGGHIYMYYARGGDSLNFSAQGPGNAVLIKSAYPWVDEVSGPASLAQMLLNNPDAQGRARPSQKLCAGQTLLCKALELKVPVWDAKRFDHDVLLVEDTGPAPSRIIQTTRLGIPHGRDEHLMYRFVDAAYAQWCTRNPLRRGQVEGRDYFLL, encoded by the coding sequence ATGTCCAACCTGACCGTTCGCAACCGCGCCGAACGCCTGCCGCTGGGGCTCCCGGACGCCTTTTTCGACCGAGATGCACAAGTGCTGGCGCAGGACCTGCTCGGCAAAGTCATTCGCCACCGGGTCGGCGACCTGTGGCTAAGCGCGCGAATCATCGAAACCGAAGCCTATTACTGCGCCGAAAAAGGCAGCCACGCTTCGTTGGGCTACACAGAAAAGCGTAAGGCTTTGTTTCTGGATGGCGGCCACATCTATATGTATTACGCCCGTGGCGGTGACTCATTGAATTTCAGCGCGCAAGGGCCGGGCAATGCGGTATTGATCAAATCCGCTTATCCGTGGGTCGATGAAGTCAGCGGGCCGGCGAGTCTGGCGCAAATGCTGTTGAATAACCCCGATGCTCAGGGACGTGCGCGTCCTTCGCAAAAACTCTGCGCCGGGCAAACCCTGCTGTGCAAAGCGCTGGAGCTGAAAGTGCCAGTGTGGGACGCCAAGCGTTTCGATCATGACGTCCTTTTGGTAGAGGACACCGGACCGGCACCTTCGCGCATCATTCAAACCACACGCCTGGGCATTCCCCATGGCCGCGATGAGCATCTGATGTATCGCTTTGTCGACGCTGCCTACGCGCAATGGTGCACGCGGAACCCGCTGCGCCGCGGTCAGGTCGAAGGCCGGGATTATTTTCTGCTGTAA
- the nadD gene encoding nicotinate-nucleotide adenylyltransferase — MASCAARRRSDLTDLDLTAPQTGSESRPRRIGVLGGTFDPVHIGHLRGGLEVAEALALDELRLMPNARPPHRGTPQVSAQDRLAMVECAVAGLPSLVVDARELQRDKPSWTIDTLESMRAEMPAETQVFLLLGWDAFCGLPTWHRWEELLQHCHILVLQRPDADSEPPDALRNLLAARSVSDPLALKGPSGQIAFVWQTPLAVSATQIRQLLASGKSVRFLVPDAVLAYIDAHGLYRASN; from the coding sequence ATGGCCAGTTGCGCGGCCAGGCGACGGTCTGACTTGACCGACCTCGACCTGACAGCGCCGCAGACCGGCAGCGAGTCCCGCCCCCGACGCATCGGCGTATTGGGCGGCACGTTCGACCCGGTGCACATCGGCCATTTGCGTGGTGGGCTGGAAGTTGCCGAAGCGCTGGCGCTCGACGAGTTGCGCCTGATGCCGAATGCGCGGCCGCCACATCGCGGTACGCCGCAGGTGTCGGCGCAGGATCGCTTGGCGATGGTCGAGTGTGCGGTGGCCGGATTGCCGTCGCTGGTGGTGGACGCCCGCGAATTGCAGCGGGACAAGCCGTCCTGGACCATTGATACCCTGGAGTCGATGCGTGCCGAAATGCCCGCCGAGACCCAGGTTTTTCTGCTTTTGGGCTGGGACGCATTTTGCGGCCTGCCCACTTGGCATCGCTGGGAAGAGTTGCTCCAGCATTGCCACATCCTGGTGCTACAGCGCCCGGACGCCGACAGCGAACCGCCGGATGCCTTGCGCAACCTGCTGGCAGCGCGTTCGGTGAGCGACCCGCTGGCCCTGAAAGGGCCGAGCGGACAGATTGCATTCGTCTGGCAGACACCGCTCGCGGTTTCCGCCACCCAGATCCGTCAACTGCTGGCCAGCGGTAAGTCGGTACGTTTCCTGGTGCCCGACGCGGTCCTGGCCTACATCGATGCGCACGGACTTTACCGTGCGTCGAACTGA